Proteins from a genomic interval of Oceanispirochaeta crateris:
- a CDS encoding efflux RND transporter permease subunit, which yields MKSSIYLLIIGLLTLAFFFFSPQQKSGVGEVYAEKDGEIMVPQKNVAIVTLELSKSGLNFINPKDILRLGGLQKDFSSMKNVAKIESILNASRVISERDDILVSRAIPTDPQLISESYLKKLSQEIPEYPELTPFISKDLSTILFYIYYSNAADPREIHLELQQLQQKWKNDISFDFTGQSPIIAETELLLTKDIALFLPILFVMIILILSLFRSVGAVLSSLLMILVSMIFAYGFVKFIGIQDSPLVLLIPVFSIGLLSDYFIHYFYHRFHTPQGQLHKSLRRVLLFPLSLTALSTITGFLSLSLINGSGHLQLGLIMAVAVIITWTSVFLWIDSLKFTRVKNNVFSGFQKAQGRLFVLIAKYRILLFLIIFCGVIWGGSQLFNLSIEPYPIEQLPANSTIKKADRIINQDFYGTLPFFLEVDTGEINGLLKKETLLKLNDIHREMEDNNVGYAFSLLSVLKRMNYYFMGSEESFLSSTEFDDVYDALIEQYLLYYSSSVDPLEYESLLDNSYRYFSIKGLMYYHDHEDLTRFMTLMEDIRSNLPDGWTLANHGMAAQLEVEQTHLRNNWVLSFLSGSLLIFLTVLIYYRKIGLAVLSLLPGVVSMIFSFGLISISGISIDAFSIIFVAIISGLVIDYSIHTLIALDQIQEIQSLSQGFSKVIGYSGIPIFLSFITSVLSFSVLFLSSFSGARILGFLLLSSLILSFTMSLYLIPLIILPLRLKKEIRNA from the coding sequence ATGAAATCATCGATCTACCTCCTGATCATAGGACTTTTGACCTTGGCTTTCTTCTTTTTCTCACCTCAACAGAAGTCTGGAGTGGGGGAGGTTTATGCGGAAAAAGATGGGGAAATCATGGTTCCCCAGAAAAATGTAGCCATAGTCACTCTGGAGCTTTCAAAGTCTGGTTTGAACTTTATAAATCCAAAAGATATTCTTCGATTGGGTGGCTTGCAAAAAGATTTTTCATCCATGAAAAATGTTGCTAAGATTGAGTCCATTCTCAATGCTTCAAGGGTTATCTCTGAAAGGGATGATATCCTCGTGTCCAGAGCTATTCCAACAGATCCCCAGCTTATCAGTGAGTCTTATCTTAAGAAATTGAGTCAGGAAATTCCGGAGTATCCGGAGCTTACACCCTTTATCAGTAAAGATCTGAGTACCATCCTCTTTTATATCTACTACAGCAATGCTGCGGATCCAAGAGAGATCCATTTGGAACTGCAACAATTGCAGCAGAAATGGAAAAATGATATTTCCTTTGATTTTACTGGACAATCTCCCATTATTGCTGAAACCGAGTTGCTACTCACAAAGGATATTGCCCTGTTCCTGCCGATTCTTTTCGTCATGATTATCCTGATCCTTTCATTATTTAGAAGTGTTGGGGCCGTTTTATCTTCTTTGCTCATGATTTTGGTTTCCATGATATTTGCCTATGGATTTGTCAAGTTTATAGGTATTCAGGACAGTCCTCTTGTACTGTTGATACCCGTATTTAGCATCGGACTACTCAGTGATTATTTTATTCACTATTTTTATCACCGGTTTCATACCCCTCAGGGACAATTGCATAAGAGTTTACGTAGAGTTCTTCTTTTCCCACTTAGCCTCACGGCACTTTCTACGATCACAGGGTTTCTGTCTCTCAGTCTGATTAATGGATCGGGACATCTGCAGCTCGGGTTAATCATGGCCGTAGCCGTGATTATCACATGGACTTCGGTTTTCCTGTGGATCGATTCATTAAAATTTACCAGGGTTAAAAACAATGTTTTTTCAGGGTTTCAAAAGGCTCAGGGGCGTCTTTTCGTTCTCATTGCAAAGTACAGAATCCTACTTTTTCTTATTATCTTTTGCGGTGTCATCTGGGGGGGTAGCCAACTTTTTAATCTGTCAATTGAACCTTATCCCATTGAGCAACTTCCGGCAAACAGTACGATAAAAAAAGCGGATCGAATAATCAATCAGGATTTTTATGGAACACTTCCTTTCTTTCTTGAAGTGGATACAGGGGAGATCAATGGACTCCTTAAAAAGGAAACCCTTTTAAAGCTCAATGATATACACCGTGAGATGGAGGATAACAATGTAGGTTATGCTTTTTCATTGCTATCAGTTCTCAAACGCATGAACTATTATTTTATGGGCTCGGAAGAATCTTTTTTGAGCAGCACTGAATTTGATGATGTGTATGATGCCTTGATTGAACAATACCTATTGTACTATTCATCCAGTGTTGATCCCCTGGAATATGAATCACTCCTTGATAATTCATATCGGTATTTCTCTATAAAAGGTCTTATGTACTATCATGACCATGAAGACTTGACCCGCTTTATGACCCTTATGGAGGATATAAGATCAAATCTTCCTGATGGATGGACCCTGGCCAATCACGGGATGGCCGCTCAGTTAGAAGTAGAACAGACTCATTTGAGAAACAATTGGGTCCTTTCGTTTTTGAGTGGAAGTCTTCTTATTTTCTTAACAGTATTGATTTATTACCGAAAAATTGGACTGGCTGTTTTGAGTCTCCTTCCCGGGGTGGTGAGTATGATTTTTTCTTTCGGACTTATCAGTATATCAGGAATCAGCATTGATGCCTTTTCGATTATCTTTGTGGCTATAATCAGCGGTTTGGTCATCGATTACAGTATCCATACTCTAATCGCTCTGGATCAGATTCAGGAGATACAGAGCCTGTCTCAGGGATTTTCAAAGGTCATAGGATACAGTGGTATACCCATTTTTCTGAGTTTTATAACATCTGTTTTGTCCTTTTCTGTTTTATTTCTTTCTTCATTCAGTGGTGCAAGAATTCTTGGTTTTTTACTTCTGAGTTCTTTGATTCTTTCTTTCACAATGAGCCTTTACTTGATTCCCTTGATAATTTTGCCTTTACGATTAAAAAAGGAGATAAGAAATGCGTAG
- a CDS encoding outer membrane lipoprotein-sorting protein, translating into MRRVFILFLFITMTALSVQAQSAQEILDSFSKSLAIPTIQGAFQVQLIAKNGDTREIQARVYQHSVDEFQSDRLFLFDFPPTVRGTGLLMNAFFDGRDNNMWIYLPAVKRIKRISLNDSGGGYFMGSDFTYNDLISNSYDKLEFERLEDKVLNGQDCYVIKAWGSSLQDRQEHGYGYTLSYHRKDNYLMIKREYFDFEGQLLKVYATGQFLDMSPYIYPTEISMENVQTGHKSILTVTDISTEDIPQRYFTPRFLQNN; encoded by the coding sequence ATGCGTAGAGTTTTTATTTTGTTTTTATTCATAACCATGACTGCTCTGTCTGTTCAGGCACAGAGCGCGCAGGAAATTTTGGATAGCTTTTCAAAATCATTAGCCATTCCTACCATTCAGGGGGCTTTTCAGGTTCAATTGATCGCTAAAAATGGCGATACCCGGGAAATTCAGGCCCGTGTGTACCAGCACAGCGTTGATGAGTTTCAAAGTGACCGGCTGTTTCTCTTTGATTTTCCTCCCACTGTCCGGGGAACAGGACTCCTGATGAATGCTTTTTTTGATGGAAGAGATAACAATATGTGGATCTATCTTCCAGCAGTTAAGAGAATTAAGCGTATATCCCTCAATGATTCAGGAGGGGGGTATTTTATGGGAAGCGACTTTACCTATAACGATCTTATTAGTAACTCCTATGACAAATTGGAATTTGAAAGGTTAGAGGACAAGGTTCTCAATGGACAGGATTGTTATGTAATAAAGGCCTGGGGATCTTCTCTCCAAGACCGTCAGGAACATGGGTACGGCTACACTCTTTCATATCATCGTAAAGATAATTACCTCATGATTAAGAGGGAATACTTTGACTTTGAGGGTCAATTATTAAAGGTGTATGCCACAGGCCAGTTTCTTGATATGAGTCCCTATATCTATCCCACTGAGATCTCAATGGAAAATGTTCAAACTGGACATAAATCAATATTAACTGTCACAGATATCAGCACAGAGGACATTCCTCAGCGATATTTTACTCCACGATTTCTGCAGAATAATTAG
- a CDS encoding GGDEF domain-containing protein codes for MRWENLSKDPKILSHYELFKDSGVLDYIEETRDMNKALEELLQEAKEIFRQESVDELIELIIHYLAEKFIPSNMVFILNEGIMVNKIKTIICRNMKITNETIEIYSLEPFERFFRTNQQTIRFDLLENEFAETNYLDPFLSYKPEIVVPVLGISGLYGMILFSAKVLGEDYKPQEISYIDRLMNFTSIGIQNTIHYEHSVKDPKTGLYNHNFFIHRVNEQIARAKRIKRHFSILVIDIDNFKYFNDSYGHLAGDEVILQVSKILKKSIREGDILSRFGGEEFTILLPYADCQEGWEASERIRKAIEQMETPYQEDVLKITISLGVATYNFLEDENENSLLKKADEALYESKKNGRNRTTSFNHECS; via the coding sequence ATGCGATGGGAAAATTTATCAAAGGATCCAAAGATTCTGAGCCATTATGAGCTCTTTAAGGATTCGGGTGTTCTGGATTATATAGAAGAAACCCGAGATATGAACAAAGCCCTTGAAGAACTCCTGCAGGAGGCAAAGGAAATATTCCGTCAGGAATCAGTCGATGAACTCATAGAACTGATCATTCATTACCTGGCAGAAAAGTTTATTCCCTCGAATATGGTTTTTATTCTGAATGAAGGAATAATGGTCAACAAAATAAAAACGATCATCTGTCGGAATATGAAGATTACCAACGAAACCATAGAGATATATTCCCTTGAACCATTTGAACGATTTTTCAGAACGAATCAGCAGACAATCAGATTCGATTTGCTTGAAAATGAATTTGCCGAGACCAATTATCTAGATCCCTTCTTGTCCTATAAACCCGAGATTGTTGTTCCTGTACTGGGTATTTCCGGTCTGTATGGCATGATTCTATTTAGTGCAAAAGTTTTGGGAGAAGATTATAAACCACAGGAAATATCCTATATTGACAGGCTCATGAATTTTACGTCCATTGGAATTCAGAATACTATTCACTATGAGCATTCTGTAAAAGATCCAAAAACAGGACTCTATAATCATAATTTTTTCATCCATCGGGTCAATGAACAGATTGCCCGGGCTAAGCGTATAAAAAGGCATTTTTCTATCCTTGTTATAGATATTGATAATTTTAAATATTTCAATGACAGCTATGGACACCTTGCGGGAGATGAAGTCATCCTCCAAGTATCCAAAATCTTGAAGAAGTCCATTAGAGAAGGAGACATACTCTCACGGTTTGGCGGTGAAGAGTTCACCATCCTTTTGCCTTATGCAGATTGTCAAGAAGGTTGGGAAGCTTCAGAAAGGATTCGAAAAGCGATAGAACAGATGGAGACCCCTTATCAGGAAGACGTCCTCAAGATTACCATAAGCCTGGGTGTTGCCACGTATAATTTCTTAGAAGATGAAAACGAAAACAGTCTCTTAAAAAAAGCGGATGAAGCACTCTATGAATCTAAAAAAAATGGACGGAACCGGACAACCTCCTTCAATCATGAATGTTCCTGA
- a CDS encoding GGDEF domain-containing protein: MFGEIKFSYISKDLNMPLGPSGEIPIRVFRKSLRKLGVFLHNYLTGESFPNELWSSWGYSDEELAKNHWIQILHPDDAVRIKEAMRLVHEGKEYLYDEIYRVRTKSGDYRWISSTGNFISRNEKGEGELYLGADRDITELKLTEERLSEALHLAQSRSCMIESLMEACAAVTSVLEYKDSIEMILKKSQQVIPYDCATVQLLQDNRLIVVGARGWENEESIIGLELPLSANFPNSKVIQEQQGMILHDFSSFDEPDIPIFNKNHSSWIGVPLVFNEKVLGLLSCNRMNSKHFDADHLEMTRVFGGFIAIALNNAQLHEEMKQLANTDSLTGLHTRRWFYESGQRLLNQSHRHHWPLAVIMMDLDDFKSINDVYGHQMGDDVLVEVSRIIKAVTRKSDLLCRYGGEEFSIILPETDLDVAKILAERILVSIESLKFEGLDQEVTISIGISVKIQGKKNVIDDLMSAADEALYLAKRRGKNRWASL, encoded by the coding sequence ATGTTCGGTGAAATCAAATTCTCATATATAAGCAAGGATTTAAACATGCCATTGGGTCCCTCCGGAGAAATTCCCATACGGGTCTTTCGTAAATCATTGAGAAAGCTAGGCGTTTTCCTTCATAACTATTTAACCGGAGAGTCATTTCCCAATGAGCTGTGGTCGTCCTGGGGATACAGTGATGAGGAGCTGGCTAAGAATCATTGGATTCAGATCCTTCATCCCGATGATGCCGTGCGTATCAAAGAAGCTATGAGATTGGTTCACGAAGGAAAGGAATATCTTTATGATGAGATATACAGGGTCAGGACAAAGTCTGGTGATTACCGATGGATTTCAAGTACAGGAAATTTTATCTCCAGAAACGAAAAGGGTGAAGGCGAATTATATCTAGGTGCAGACAGAGATATAACAGAGTTAAAACTAACTGAAGAGCGCTTGTCTGAAGCCTTGCATCTGGCACAGTCTAGGAGCTGCATGATCGAATCTCTAATGGAAGCCTGTGCAGCAGTGACCTCTGTATTAGAGTACAAGGATTCTATCGAAATGATCCTTAAAAAATCCCAACAGGTCATCCCCTATGACTGTGCAACAGTTCAGCTCCTACAGGATAATCGCCTGATTGTTGTTGGCGCCAGGGGATGGGAGAATGAAGAGTCCATTATTGGATTGGAGCTTCCCCTCAGCGCTAATTTTCCGAATTCAAAGGTCATTCAGGAACAGCAGGGCATGATTCTTCATGATTTTTCAAGCTTTGATGAACCTGATATTCCCATTTTCAATAAAAATCATAGTTCCTGGATTGGTGTTCCCCTCGTTTTTAATGAAAAAGTCCTTGGTTTGTTATCTTGTAACCGTATGAACTCAAAGCATTTTGATGCTGATCATCTGGAAATGACCAGAGTTTTTGGTGGATTCATCGCTATTGCACTCAATAATGCGCAACTTCATGAAGAAATGAAACAACTTGCCAATACGGATTCTCTTACGGGTCTTCATACAAGAAGATGGTTTTATGAGAGCGGTCAACGATTGTTGAATCAGTCTCACCGGCATCATTGGCCCCTGGCGGTGATTATGATGGATCTGGATGACTTTAAGAGTATTAATGATGTTTATGGTCATCAGATGGGAGATGATGTTCTAGTGGAAGTCTCACGCATAATAAAGGCTGTAACCAGAAAAAGTGATCTTCTCTGTCGCTATGGGGGGGAGGAATTTTCAATAATACTTCCTGAAACAGATCTTGATGTTGCCAAAATTCTTGCAGAGCGGATTCTCGTTAGCATTGAATCTTTAAAATTTGAGGGGCTGGATCAAGAGGTCACCATTTCTATAGGCATATCTGTAAAAATTCAAGGCAAAAAAAATGTCATAGATGACCTGATGTCCGCTGCTGATGAAGCTTTGTATCTGGCTAAAAGACGAGGTAAAAATAGATGGGCCAGTCTCTAG
- the trhA gene encoding PAQR family membrane homeostasis protein TrhA — translation MKTMTIENHSVEEKLNSLTHAIGAGLSIAGLVILLVHTGSSGGSTLAYVSFSIYGSFQILLYLSSALTHQFSDMPKASKVFRIIDQAAIYLLIAGTYTPFVLLGLGGTLGWVLFGTIWGLALLGILMKTIFIREKHLLSDLLYLPMGWLLILAVKPIIQHFPSGLILWLIIGAFSYTIGIFFYLTKKIPLSHVVWHLFVLSGGISFFIGFILYL, via the coding sequence ATGAAAACAATGACAATCGAAAATCACAGCGTAGAAGAAAAGCTGAATTCACTCACACACGCAATAGGAGCGGGACTGAGTATTGCCGGACTGGTCATCCTCCTGGTGCATACCGGCAGTAGTGGTGGTTCAACTCTGGCCTATGTTTCTTTTAGTATTTATGGCTCTTTTCAAATCCTTCTATACCTATCTTCTGCTTTAACACATCAATTCTCGGACATGCCAAAGGCCAGTAAGGTCTTCAGAATCATTGACCAAGCCGCGATCTATCTCCTTATAGCGGGAACCTACACCCCCTTTGTGCTTCTGGGACTTGGAGGAACTTTAGGTTGGGTTTTGTTTGGAACAATTTGGGGACTGGCTCTTCTTGGAATATTAATGAAAACAATCTTTATCAGGGAAAAACATCTCCTTTCGGATCTTCTCTACCTTCCCATGGGATGGCTACTCATTTTGGCCGTCAAACCCATCATTCAGCATTTTCCCTCAGGTCTCATCCTGTGGCTTATAATTGGCGCTTTTTCCTATACAATAGGGATTTTCTTTTATCTGACAAAAAAAATTCCATTGAGTCATGTCGTCTGGCACCTCTTTGTGCTCTCAGGAGGAATTAGTTTTTTCATAGGGTTCATCTTATATCTTTAA
- a CDS encoding diacylglycerol/lipid kinase family protein gives MDRKFHLIINPGRYPGFSKKLKRLMRYIEGGTIKESTSRDHFKELIIEFIKSRDSYLLIWGGDGTANLVLNILMKEADEGRRNQIAVGFLRGGSGNGIQDSYEVPKILAKQVKTYLKSMDRNLIQKVDLLKVSYSGKTIYGQLFGTGLDARILQARNLNRRTGGDKAPRPGFLPYLLPAIRIVWKETRLLSETQTLNMKNGRFAFRGTRTNAEFPFERYTVKTRASLIELGVRPYFGWYYKICPDVVCNDGLFDVYLFNMTSPLAIPFQLFYLWNGQYDRINSWNAKRGLPLIEHYKIKEMHLQPLKERVFHIDGELKRTDGPVNIEVASQALQFLVPVSFYEKFHPIHRESD, from the coding sequence ATGGATAGAAAATTTCATTTGATCATTAATCCGGGACGATATCCTGGATTCTCAAAAAAACTGAAACGATTGATGAGGTATATAGAAGGCGGAACCATCAAAGAGAGTACCAGCCGGGATCATTTCAAAGAGTTGATTATTGAGTTTATAAAATCCAGGGATTCCTACCTTCTCATATGGGGCGGTGACGGAACAGCCAATCTGGTACTCAATATACTTATGAAAGAAGCAGATGAGGGAAGACGGAACCAGATCGCTGTTGGTTTCTTAAGAGGCGGGAGTGGCAATGGAATTCAGGACAGTTACGAAGTCCCCAAAATACTGGCAAAACAGGTGAAGACTTATCTGAAGAGTATGGATAGAAATCTGATACAGAAGGTGGACCTCCTCAAGGTTTCCTATAGTGGAAAAACCATATACGGTCAGCTCTTCGGAACGGGTTTGGATGCCAGAATACTGCAGGCCAGAAATCTTAATAGGCGAACAGGGGGAGACAAAGCACCCCGTCCTGGATTTCTTCCCTACCTTCTTCCGGCCATCCGGATCGTCTGGAAAGAAACCCGGCTCCTCTCTGAAACCCAAACCCTTAATATGAAAAACGGCCGATTTGCCTTTCGTGGAACCAGAACCAACGCAGAGTTTCCCTTTGAGAGATATACTGTAAAGACGAGAGCGTCCCTTATTGAATTAGGAGTCAGACCCTATTTTGGATGGTATTATAAAATATGTCCTGATGTTGTTTGTAATGACGGACTCTTTGATGTTTATCTTTTCAATATGACAAGCCCCTTGGCCATACCCTTTCAGCTCTTTTATTTATGGAACGGCCAGTACGATCGAATAAACAGCTGGAATGCAAAGCGCGGACTACCATTGATTGAACACTATAAAATCAAGGAAATGCACCTGCAGCCCCTAAAAGAAAGAGTGTTCCATATTGATGGAGAGTTAAAACGCACTGATGGCCCGGTCAACATAGAGGTAGCCTCCCAGGCGCTTCAATTCCTTGTTCCCGTTAGTTTTTATGAAAAGTTCCACCCCATCCATAGAGAATCCGATTAA
- a CDS encoding methylated-DNA--[protein]-cysteine S-methyltransferase, producing MNQVHTAEYNSPLGILIMGSYEGKICLCDWKYRKMRSTIDRRIKRTLKAEWSTKGSDIIQEAIGQLEEYFKGDRKIFDLPLLPLGTDFQRAVWKELLNIPYGITSTYAKQAECLGNTKAIRAVAGANGANAISIIVPCHRIIGARGELVGYAGGLSAKEKLLALEASNSLQKKLFTS from the coding sequence ATGAATCAAGTGCACACAGCTGAATATAACTCCCCTTTGGGTATTCTCATCATGGGGAGTTATGAAGGCAAAATCTGCCTTTGTGATTGGAAATATAGAAAAATGAGATCTACAATAGATCGACGGATTAAACGTACGCTGAAAGCAGAGTGGAGTACTAAGGGATCTGATATCATCCAAGAAGCCATCGGGCAGCTGGAAGAATATTTTAAGGGCGATCGGAAAATATTTGATCTGCCTCTTCTTCCATTGGGTACAGATTTCCAAAGAGCTGTCTGGAAGGAGCTATTGAACATTCCCTACGGAATCACATCCACTTATGCAAAACAAGCAGAATGCCTTGGAAATACAAAGGCAATCCGGGCCGTAGCAGGAGCAAATGGAGCCAATGCCATCTCTATCATTGTCCCTTGCCACAGAATTATCGGAGCCCGGGGAGAATTAGTCGGCTATGCCGGAGGTCTCTCCGCAAAGGAAAAACTGTTAGCCTTGGAAGCTTCCAACAGTCTTCAAAAAAAACTGTTTACATCCTGA
- a CDS encoding fatty acid desaturase, with product MVRNIQFYRTPIDREALRTLTQRKDLPGLIQCLSLLTVYLFTTWVSFYFFRHELWIPMVMACYIHAMLSSFLGMEATVHELSHKTPFKSKSLNEIFYGLFSFLSWNNPIHFRESHKRHHQVTVFKGLDKEVVLSPAPFHMRHILSWFLFDYQKFKNIMRGNLSYALGRDIPDTFYWDPLFEKDDPQRQSMFLWSRFLILGHLIFLGLFIYFQLWVFIFTFTCSYFFVTFLGRFTGIVQHIGLKPSVPDWRMTCHTMVFGPVISFFYWRMNYHIEHHMFAAVPFYNLPKLHALMAADTPLPVKGFIRGVKKIMSLMKEQRKNPEWVYIPDLPAGAGPAKMT from the coding sequence ATGGTCCGGAATATTCAGTTTTATAGAACTCCCATTGATCGGGAGGCACTCAGGACTCTTACTCAAAGAAAAGACCTACCCGGTTTGATCCAATGTCTGAGCCTGTTAACGGTCTATCTCTTCACCACCTGGGTGAGTTTTTATTTTTTCAGACACGAATTATGGATTCCCATGGTCATGGCCTGTTATATCCATGCTATGCTTAGTAGTTTTTTGGGAATGGAAGCAACAGTTCATGAGCTCAGTCATAAAACTCCCTTTAAATCAAAGTCATTGAATGAGATCTTTTACGGACTTTTTTCCTTTCTAAGTTGGAATAATCCTATTCACTTCAGGGAAAGTCATAAAAGGCATCATCAAGTGACAGTCTTTAAGGGTCTGGATAAAGAGGTTGTTCTTTCTCCCGCACCATTTCATATGAGGCATATCCTCAGCTGGTTCTTATTCGATTATCAGAAATTTAAAAATATTATGAGAGGGAATCTCTCCTATGCTTTGGGAAGAGATATTCCAGATACTTTTTATTGGGACCCACTTTTTGAAAAAGATGATCCCCAAAGACAAAGCATGTTTCTTTGGTCCCGGTTTCTCATCCTGGGACATCTGATCTTTTTGGGACTGTTTATCTATTTTCAACTATGGGTTTTCATCTTTACTTTTACCTGTAGTTACTTTTTCGTTACTTTCCTGGGCCGGTTTACGGGAATTGTTCAGCACATCGGTTTAAAACCGAGTGTTCCCGATTGGCGCATGACCTGTCACACCATGGTCTTTGGGCCGGTGATCAGCTTTTTTTATTGGAGAATGAATTATCATATCGAGCATCATATGTTTGCGGCGGTTCCATTTTATAACCTTCCGAAACTTCATGCATTGATGGCTGCAGATACTCCTCTTCCGGTAAAAGGATTTATAAGAGGAGTCAAAAAAATCATGAGTCTCATGAAAGAACAAAGGAAAAATCCGGAGTGGGTGTACATTCCAGACCTACCAGCCGGTGCCGGGCCGGCAAAGATGACATAA
- a CDS encoding SixA phosphatase family protein: MKLVLIRHGKSGWDSGADDFDRSLNSQGLKDAPFMAEILKKRGIIPTRIISSPALRALTTARIMSEVLECPVIEEKKELYLASSQIILETAMTSMEEEESLFIVGHNPGISLAAQQILGHNVDMPTSCVVVIDLIDSGCEWKLVDSLILCPKDF; the protein is encoded by the coding sequence ATGAAGCTTGTTTTGATTCGTCATGGAAAATCTGGTTGGGATTCAGGAGCAGATGATTTTGACCGGTCCTTAAATAGTCAAGGTCTTAAAGATGCTCCATTTATGGCGGAGATATTAAAAAAGAGAGGGATTATTCCTACAAGAATTATATCCAGCCCCGCACTTCGAGCCCTGACAACCGCTCGTATAATGTCGGAAGTATTGGAATGTCCTGTCATAGAAGAAAAAAAAGAGCTATATCTGGCATCATCCCAAATCATATTAGAAACGGCAATGACATCCATGGAAGAGGAAGAGTCTCTTTTCATCGTAGGCCACAACCCGGGAATCTCACTAGCTGCCCAGCAGATACTGGGCCACAACGTTGATATGCCCACCAGCTGTGTGGTGGTCATAGACCTAATAGATTCCGGATGTGAGTGGAAGCTGGTGGATTCTTTAATACTCTGTCCAAAGGATTTTTAA